In a single window of the Neodiprion virginianus isolate iyNeoVirg1 chromosome 1, iyNeoVirg1.1, whole genome shotgun sequence genome:
- the LOC124298873 gene encoding proline-rich transmembrane protein 4 has protein sequence MIGMSTHLLLWLSTLSCATLVRGTGEGGPNSPVYNLDETPLEKNLAAIFNKVSHGSATTKRSVPVYEAQMSASTTLSTVPAPLSTTPTSPSMRYPIPRATMAPGFRELPSYAPPARAFFTPPLPPEYLNPFADKPTLRGTNTDSHSGVRRPVPPPSLTPAHERIPIRPPDLVVGSSSQSPEKPPSSRNKPLNTPSREQQKGAEAGVDSDRKNVTASEFVPTLHFPSISRILSGSNGRKQDIPDILLRPLSTKPPPFHNVPPASTTEGPSTTSTQRTITKVSDTVTYPTIFNLPNTRRQEEEDNGDHNLKDENGDAHGIRTEHIGIVGAERLPRPQAQPPDSSKRPPDNNGVINHVDSHPLESTWRIAWSLHVYVAAIMFTLMALYSIYKIVRFNEATNLLSQSYFLTLHLLLTTVCTLRCFHLFYDPYNRGHSLSKPLSGVLMNLPAPLLTTAFATLVLYLARCSQAPSLNNKFVSPAALVLCSAVHVVLCISLHVSAHVLGYSNADDILPLVCQCIYIVVCVTLGLCYMYVYRVARSQIQITNAKSVGNHVGADPTTVALSTAITTTIATAMLSILMGFVQLYEIFGVQERIDDPYPWLRWGWEFSVRLLELSMCGLLVWVGSLSQYPLREKQLQQHSAHSGFALFPCGSSTSTENMDDVLYPAICSTNQAIQNYNIRTGKQIYDDSFPLNTLPEHLNISGTFERHSIRKSGTMGHFPHEARSSLNRHGNGVQTLKTSSDVRGRHTPIQNLHEQQPPTSGSTMLVAEDGFVRFRSLGTEEDELSDSQSIVGTHGRGSSLAGSVRYNARHPGIQHQHQHSHSSHQGHHQSHHQLYNNT, from the coding sequence ATGATCGGGATGTCGACGCATTTGTTGCTCTGGTTATCGACGTTGTCGTGCGCGACGTTGGTCCGAGGCACAGGCGAAGGCGGGCCGAACAGCCCGGTGTACAACCTGGACGAGACGCCCTTGGAGAAGAACCTCGCCGCGATATTCAACAAAGTGTCGCACGGCTCGGCGACGACGAAACGAAGCGTACCCGTCTACGAGGCTCAGATGTCGGCGAGCACGACATTGTCGACGGTCCCGGCACCCCTCAGCACGACTCCGACCTCACCGTCGATGAGGTATCCGATTCCACGTGCTACCATGGCACCGGGATTCCGGGAACTTCCCTCCTACGCGCCGCCGGCGAGGGCCTTCTTCACGCCTCCATTACCGCCCGAATACCTCAACCCGTTCGCCGACAAACCCACGCTCCGAGGCACCAACACCGACAGTCATTCCGGGGTCCGGAGACCCGTACCGCCGCCGAGTCTGACTCCGGCCCACGAGAGGATACCGATAAGGCCCCCGGACCTGGTCGTCGGCTCCTCGTCCCAGAGCCCCGAGAAGCCACCGTCGTCGAGGAACAAACCTTTGAACACGCCGAGCAGGGAACAGCAGAAGGGTGCCGAGGCGGGCGTGGATTCCGACCGGAAGAACGTCACGGCGAGCGAGTTTGTGCCGACCCTACACTTTCCGAGCATATCTAGAATTCTCTCGGGCAGCAACGGGAGGAAACAGGATATACCAGATATCCTCTTGCGACCGCTGTCCACGAAACCCCCGCCGTTTCACAACGTCCCTCCGGCATCGACCACCGAGGGACCCTCCACCACCAGCACTCAGAGAACGATAACCAAGGTCTCCGATACCGTCACCTACCCGACGATATTTAACCTACCGAACACCAGGCggcaggaggaggaggacaacGGTGATCATAATCTAAAGGATGAGAACGGCGATGCGCACGGAATCAGGACCGAGCATATTGGGATAGTGGGCGCCGAAAGACTCCCTCGTCCTCAGGCCCAGCCGCCGGACTCTTCGAAGAGGCCGCCGGACAACAACGGCGTGATTAATCACGTCGACTCTCACCCCCTCGAATCGACCTGGAGGATAGCCTGGTCCCTCCACGTATACGTAGCCGCGATAATGTTCACCCTCATGGCCTTGTACTCGATATACAAAATCGTACGTTTCAACGAGGCGACCAATCTCCTGAGCCAGTCGTATTTCCTCACTCTGCATCTTCTGCTCACCACCGTTTGCACACTGAGGTGTTTCCACCTGTTCTACGACCCTTACAACCGCGGTCACTCGCTATCCAAACCTCTTTCGGGGGTGCTGATGAACCTACCGGCTCCCCTGCTCACCACCGCGTTCGCCACCCTCGTACTTTACCTGGCGAGATGCTCGCAGGCACCCTCGTTGAACAACAAGTTCGTATCGCCAGCAGCCCTTGTCCTCTGCTCGGCCGTCCACGTCGTCTTGTGCATATCACTCCACGTTTCCGCCCATGTGCTCGGATACAGCAACGCCGATGATATTCTCCCGCTTGTCTGCCAGTGCATTTATATCGTCGTGTGCGTCACTCTGGGCCTGTGCTACATGTACGTGTACCGAGTAGCCAGGTCCCAGATCCAAATTACGAACGCTAAATCCGTTGGGAATCACGTCGGGGCCGACCCCACGACCGTTGCCCTGAGCACCGCCATCACCACGACAATAGCAACCGCTATGCTCTCGATTCTCATGGGATTCGTACAGCTATACGAAATATTCGGCGTTCAGGAACGAATCGACGATCCTTATCCGTGGCTACGATGGGGATGGGAGTTCTCCGTCAGGCTTCTCGAACTCTCGATGTGCGGTTTACTCGTATGGGTTGGAAGCCTCTCGCAGTATCCGCTTCGCGAGAAACAGTTGCAGCAGCACTCTGCCCATTCGGGTTTCGCTCTGTTTCCATGCGGCAGTTCAACGTCGACCGAAAATATGGACGACGTTCTCTATCCGGCTATATGCAGCACGAATCAAGCGATTCAGAACTACAATATACGGACTGGAAAACAGATATACGACGACAGTTTCCCCCTTAATACGCTGCCGGAACACTTGAATATATCCGGAACGTTCGAACGACACTCGATCAGAAAGTCCGGGACTATGGGACACTTTCCCCACGAAGCTCGTAGCTCCCTTAATCGGCACGGTAACGGCGTACAAACTCTGAAGACCTCCTCCGACGTCAGGGGTAGGCATACACCGATTCAAAATCTTCACGAACAGCAACCGCCGACTTCCGGATCCACGATGCTCGTTGCCGAGGACGGCTTCGTAAGGTTCCGAAGTCTCGGCACCGAGGAGGACGAATTGTCGGACTCTCAGAGTATCGTCGGGACTCACGGACGCGGAAGCTCCCTCGCCGGCAGCGTTAGATATAACGCCCGGCATCCGGGCATTCAACATCAGCATCAACACTCTCACTCCAGTCATCAGGGTCACCATCAGAGTCATCATCAGCTTTACAACAACACGTAG